GTCCGTCAAAATCACATGGTCAGGGTTTTGCCGCTAGGGAAACTGTGGTTAGGTGCCTCTCGACAAACTGAGCCGATCGGGATCCCGGCCGCTGCCGGGCGAGATCGGTGCCATCAGGAACGATGAATCTGTTTCGGCCAGGGAGACCATGCTTCACGTGCGACGGCTGCGTAACAACCGACGGATCGTGTTTCCCGTCGTGGTCGGTGTTCTGTTGAGTGGAATGCCGCTCGCGCCTGCCGTTGCACTCGATCTCTTCGGATGGCTTCGCGGCGATGGCAATGCGCCGCCGCCTCCGAGCCCGCAGGCCCTGCCGTACTCCCTCGATATCGTGCTGAGCGGGGACAACAGCGATCTGAAGCAGGTGCTGAAGGACGCTTCGACCCTTCAAAGCCTTCAATCGGACCCGCCGCCCGACGCGGCGGCGCTCGCCAGCCGCGCCGAGGCCGACTTGCCCCGCCTGATCGATGCCCTCTGGGGCGCTGGCTATTACAATGCCCGGGTCACGATCAACGTGGCCGGCGTCCCGATGGTCCTGCAGGCGTCCCGCAGGGATGCCGCAACCCGCGCAGCTGCGGGCTATCTCGCGCGCGCGCTCGTGCCCGTTCAGATCGTCGCGGATCCGGGCCCACAATTCGCCTTGCGGGATGTTGCGGTCCTCGACGCCAGGACGGGGCGCCCCTTTCCGCCGGGGGAGCTTCCGCCGCGTGTCGTGCAGATCAAGCCCGGAGACCCGGCGCGCTCCGCCGACATCGTCGCCGCCGAGGCGCGGATCGTCGATCATTTCCGGTCCCGGTCGCATCCCTTCGCCAAGATCCGGCGGCAGAATCCCGTGGTCATCCACCCGGCGCAGGCGATGGATGTGAGCCTGAGCGTCGATCCCGGACCTCAGGCGGGCATCGGGGCGATTTCGATTCATGGCGCGGAGAATGTCGACCCGGCCGTCGTGCGCTCCTTCATCTACACGGAGCCGGGCGATCCCTACTCGCCCGCGGAGCTCGCCTCCATGCGCAAGTCGATCTCCCAGATCGAGGCGCTGTCTTCCGTTCGCATCCGCGAGGGCGAAGCCCTGGATGCTTACGGCAACCTTCCTCTCTTCGTGGAACTGACCGAGCGCCCGCCGCGCGTCATCGGAGCCTCGGTGCAATATTCGACGACCGACGGACCGGCGGTGCGGGCCTACTGGGCCCATCGGAACCTGTTCGGCGGTGCCGAGCGGCTGCGGCTCGAGGGCAGCGTCTTCTATCTCACCGAGGATGGCGGGCAGCCCGATCGGAGCCAGGATTTCTCCTGGGACAATCTCGGCGGGCGATTCCGTGCGAGCTTCCTGAAACCCGCTCTCTGGGGAACGCGCAATGACTGGCTGGTCGACGGCCTCGTCGAGCGCGACAGGACGGAAGGCTATACGAGCCGTCTCGCCAATGCGAGCACCGGCATCCGTCATCGTTTCAGCGAGACCTTCTCGATCCAGGGCGGCATCGAGTACGAGAAGGGGCAGGCGACCGACATTCTCGGACAAATCGACTATACCCTCGTGGGCCTGCCTGTTTCCCTCAGCTACGACTCGACCGACAATCCTCTCAATCCCACCAAGGGCATGAGGGTGATCGCCTCCGTGGCGCCTTATCCGGAATTCCTCGGCTCGTCCGTGCCCATGACGGTCGCGAAGGGAACCGCCTCGGCCTATTTCTCCCTCGACGAGGAGGCCCGCTACATTCTCGCCGGGCGCATCGGACTCGGCTCCATCGTCGGCGCGGATCTCGATGAAATTCCCGCCAATCGCCGCTTCTACGCGGGCGGCGGCGGTTCGGTGCGCGGCTACCGCTACCGCTCGCTGAGCCCGACTGTCCTGGGAGACCCGATCGGCGGCCGAAGCCTGCTCGAAGCCTCGCTCGAGGCGCGCATCAAGATCACCAACACCATCGGCATCGTGCCATTCGTGGATGCGGGAACGGCCTTCGATTCGAGCTTCCCGAACTTCGACGAGACCATCCGCGTCGGTGCGGGCCTGGGCCTGCGCTATTACACCTCCATCGGGCCCATCCGCCTGGACGTCGCGATCCCGGTCAATCCGGGACCCGGCGATCCGTCCTACGCTATTTACGTCGGAATTGGGCAGGCCTTCTGATGTTAAAGCCAATCCGCTCCCTCGTCCTCATGTCGATCGTCGTCCTGGCCGTCGCGGCCTTCTGGCTGGCGAGCGACCGCCCGAGCCAGGCCCAGAGCGACCAAGGCATCCTGGCGAGCCTGATCTCGCGTCTTCTCTCGACTCCGACCACCCGCGTCACCATCGGCAGCATCGAGGGGGCGCTGACATCGGACGCCGTGATCCGGGACATCCGCATCGCCGACCGGGACGGCGTGTGGCTCAACCTCGATCGCGCCCGGCTGGTCTGGAGCCGTACGGCGCTGCTGCGCGGGCGCCTGCAGGTCGATGAGCTCACCATCGACAAACTTCGGATTGCGCGCAGGCCGCTGCCTGCCGAGGAAGGTGCTCCGGTCTCCGACGAGCCGATCCTTCCCGAACTGCCGGTCAAGGTGGTTGTGGACCGGTTCGCCCTGCAGGAACTCGCCCTCGGTCAGCCGGTGCTCGGCACGGAGGCACGCCTTTCCGCGGCGGGCTCCGCTCAATTGGGCGACCCGTCCGAAGGGCTCGATGTGAACTTCCAGGCGCAGCGCCTCGATGCCCCGGGCAAGCTTTCGATCGATCTCACCTATGTGCCGCAGACGAAACGGCTCGCCCTCGACCTCACGCACCAGGAGCCCGCGGGCGGCATCGCGGCCCGGCTGATGGACTTGCCCGGCCTCCCGCCTGTCGACCTGAAGGTCACCGGCCAGGGACCCATGAGCGACTTCGCCGCGAGGCTCGATTTCACCGCCGGTCCGACCATCGGCGCAGCCGGGACGGCGACTGTCAGGCGCGCCACGGCCGCCTATGACGTGAACCTGGATCTCGCGGCTCGCATCGAAGGATTGCTGCCTGCGCCGGCCGCACCCGTCTTCAGCGGAACCACCCAGCTCGTCGGGAACGTGACCGTCGGCGACGACAGCAGCCTGCGGTTCCAGCCGGTGCGCATCACGTCGAATGTCGCGCGTTTCGACATGACCGGAACCGTCAGCTCCGGCCAGGTGCTCGATCTCGCCCTCAACGCCCGAGCGCTGCCGACCGACGGAGCGAAAACACGTGCCGGGGCGGCGGAGATCGCCCGGCTCAATTTCGACGGCACGGTGCAGGGACCGTTGACGGCGCCGCGCATCAATGGCTCGCTCGATGCCGCCGAGATCAGGCTGCCGGAGGGCTCCCTGGACACGTTGACGGCGCGCTTGGCCATGAACCCGGCAGACGGCGCGACCCCGCCCAGCCAGTTCTCCTTCTCGATCGACGCCAATGCGGCCGGGATCCGGCCCTCCGACCGGGCGCTCGCCCGGGCGATCGGACCGACGCTTTCCATCGCCTCGCGAGGTTCCTTCGGTCTCGACGGCATCGCCAATGTGGAGACGGCGCGCATCGAGACGTCCACCGCGCAGGCGAGCTTCACCGGACGCCTGGGAGGCACCGTTCTCGACGGCACGCTCGATGCCCGCATTCCAGCGCTGGCCTCCTTCTCCGGCCTCGCAGGCCGGCCGCTGCAGGGGGCAGCGACCCTGACGGCGCAACTGTCGGGCAATCCGCGCCGGTACGACATGGCGGCGGTCATCGATGCCCGCTTGCGGGAACTCTCGACGGGCGCACCGGCGGTCGACGGCCTGCTCGGGCGCAGCGTCACGGCGGCGGGCACCTTGCGGCGCATCCCCAACGGCTACGCGTTCGAGAATCTCCGCGTGGACGGCACCCATCTCGATGCCCGCATCGATGGACGCGCCACGCAGTTCGCGGCCGATCTCGGCCTCGACATCACCATCAACGAGTTGAGGCGCGTGGATCCGCGCATCACCGGAGGCAGGGCGAATGTCACGGCCCGTCTCGGCGGCTCCCTCGAGAAGCCGGACGTGAAGGGCGTGGCGACGCTCACCGATGTGCGCGCCCTCAACCGCTCCATCCCCCGGCTCGCGATCAATGTCGACGCCAAGGATGTCACAGGCGCGCTCGACGCGGCGCTCACCCTCGACGGACGGGTGGACGGGAAGCCCGCGACGGGCTCCCTCCATCTTGCAAGGCCCGCTGACGGCG
This region of Microvirga mediterraneensis genomic DNA includes:
- a CDS encoding autotransporter assembly complex protein TamA; translated protein: MLHVRRLRNNRRIVFPVVVGVLLSGMPLAPAVALDLFGWLRGDGNAPPPPSPQALPYSLDIVLSGDNSDLKQVLKDASTLQSLQSDPPPDAAALASRAEADLPRLIDALWGAGYYNARVTINVAGVPMVLQASRRDAATRAAAGYLARALVPVQIVADPGPQFALRDVAVLDARTGRPFPPGELPPRVVQIKPGDPARSADIVAAEARIVDHFRSRSHPFAKIRRQNPVVIHPAQAMDVSLSVDPGPQAGIGAISIHGAENVDPAVVRSFIYTEPGDPYSPAELASMRKSISQIEALSSVRIREGEALDAYGNLPLFVELTERPPRVIGASVQYSTTDGPAVRAYWAHRNLFGGAERLRLEGSVFYLTEDGGQPDRSQDFSWDNLGGRFRASFLKPALWGTRNDWLVDGLVERDRTEGYTSRLANASTGIRHRFSETFSIQGGIEYEKGQATDILGQIDYTLVGLPVSLSYDSTDNPLNPTKGMRVIASVAPYPEFLGSSVPMTVAKGTASAYFSLDEEARYILAGRIGLGSIVGADLDEIPANRRFYAGGGGSVRGYRYRSLSPTVLGDPIGGRSLLEASLEARIKITNTIGIVPFVDAGTAFDSSFPNFDETIRVGAGLGLRYYTSIGPIRLDVAIPVNPGPGDPSYAIYVGIGQAF